CGGCATATTGATTGGAAATTGTACGCGAAAACAGATAAACTTTTCATCAAGCGATACGAAGAAGAAACCAATTTGCGTTGCCGAATTGTGTTGGATATTTCTTCGTCCATGTATTTTCCTGAAATCACCAAATCAAATCCGTTAAATAAATTAGGCTTCAGTGTTTATGCTATTGCATCACTCATTGAATTATTAAAACATCAACGTGATGGAGTAGGGTTGAGCATTTTTGAAGACGGAATAAAATTTGAAAGCGCCATCAAAACATCCAACGCACATCACCGCATGCTTTTTCATGAATTGGAAAATTGCATGACCTCGCAGCAGCAAACACTCAACCGCAAAACCACCTTGGTAAACATGTTGCATGAGGTGGCTGAAAACAATCATAAAAGATCCCTCATTATTCTGTTTTCAGATTTCTTCACGCATGAAAAAATGGATGAATTGACAGATGCTTTTCTACATTTAAAACACAATAGGCATGAGATCATTCTCTTCCACGTTGCAGATAAAAAACACGAACTTGATTTTGAATTCCCAAATAAGCCAACCACCTTCATTGATTTAGAGACCGGCGAAAAGTTGAAACTCAGACCCGGAGAAATAAAAAACGCCTATACACAACAGGTAAATCAACTGATGACAGACTTAAAACTTGCATGTACCCGATTTAAAATTGACTTTGTT
This genomic stretch from Crocinitomicaceae bacterium harbors:
- a CDS encoding DUF58 domain-containing protein; translated protein: MYGKIDIQELAKFGNLEFVAKQVVEGFITGLHRSPFHGFSVEFAEHRIYNTGESTRHIDWKLYAKTDKLFIKRYEEETNLRCRIVLDISSSMYFPEITKSNPLNKLGFSVYAIASLIELLKHQRDGVGLSIFEDGIKFESAIKTSNAHHRMLFHELENCMTSQQQTLNRKTTLVNMLHEVAENNHKRSLIILFSDFFTHEKMDELTDAFLHLKHNRHEIILFHVADKKHELDFEFPNKPTTFIDLETGEKLKLRPGEIKNAYTQQVNQLMTDLKLACTRFKIDFVEVDINSSVAMILQQFLVKRQKII